AGAAAATAACTGTCTCCTAGCTTTCTTATCTCAAGTACACTATGCTTAAAATTTCTTGTCATGTCACTTATCTGAATTGGTGTGAGCTGAACAACTTCACATAAAGTTGATTCATCAACACCTTCATCTCCAGCTGCATATAATAATCCCGTTATTATTTCCAGTTTATCAACCATTAAAAAGTCTGCCCCTTTCTATTAAGATTTCGCCAAATGTATGTTCCTGATGTATTTTAATCGTCTCCATCTTCATTAATTCTAATAATGCCATAAAAAGGGTGACAATCTGCGTCTTAGTTTCCGAAAAAGTTACAAAATCAGCAAATGTGATATTTTGTTTATGCTGTAACTGTTCAACGATATTTGTAGTGGCATCTTCAATTGAATAGGTGTCCCTTACCATCGATATGACAGGCTTTATTACATGCTGTCTTTGTTTTGCCTTATGATAGGCAGTTATCAGATCCAGTAAATCAAGTTCTAACGCCGTATCAGTCTCTTCAAATCGAGAAAGATCATTCGCACGTTTAACGAAGTATTGATCTTCTTCCTTCTTTCGTTCATTAAGGATATCTGCTAATATTCTATAGTTCTGATATTCAATAAGCTGATTCATCAAATCTTCTCTAGGATCCTCTATTTCTTCTACTGTCTCTGGACTTTCTGGTAGCAGCATTCTGCTTTTGATGCGTAATAGTTCACTGGCCATTACGAGATAATCGCCATGCACATTGATATCTAGATCAGTAACATCTTTGATATAATTTATATATTGTTCAGTCAGAATTTTCATCGATATATCATAAATATCGATTTCATACTGTTTTATTAGATGGAGCAATAGATCGAGTGGCCCCTGGAAGGACGCCAGTTTTACTTCATACATTATTTCACCTATATTCTGGAGTGGTTAAATTGAAAACTATTATTGCTGAGTATGTCTATTATTTTGAATATTTAAGAGATTATTTCGAGTGTCATGAACTGCTTGAGGAATCCTGGAAAAATAAAGCTGAATTCACAAAGCAGGACTTTGAAGTCGGATTGATCCTGCTTGCAACTGGTCAATATCATATGCGCCGCGGCAATGTTGCGGGCGGACAACGATCCTTATTGAAAGCAGAGCGAATTCTCAAACATTATATAGATTCACATTATGAACACCTTATAGATATCAGGCGATTGATCTCAGATATTGACATGCTCATAAATTCATCCGTATATTTCCCGATCACGCTGCCAGTGAGTTCTGAAATTCGTACTTTATTAAGTGATAAAGACCCTAAAAATTCCGCGGATGTCGACGAAAATATTATTCATAAACATTTGAAACGTGATAGATCCGAAGTCCTGCTGGCCAGACACAATGCATTATACAATAAAAAGCCAGTAAACGAGTCCCCATACGACAGCCATCATCGTAATAAAGATTAGCAGCATCATATTATTTCGGGGACTTTCTTCTCTTTGCTGAGAAATATTATTTATCTTTTGTTGTTCAGAAGGCTTGACAGCTGTTTCTTTATTGATTCTTTTTTTATTCATACATTTCTCCTATGCTCGCGGATGCGTATTTTTATAGACTTCGCGAATTTGTTTCGTATCGATATGAGTATATAACTGTGTTGATGAAATGTCGGCATGTCCAAGCATTTCTTGAACAGCACGTAAATCTGCACCATTTTCAAGCAGATGTGTCGCAAATGAATGTCTTAACGTATGCGGTGTAAGCTTCTTCTTTATTCCTGAATCTGCCTGAACCTGTTTCATAATCTTCCAGAATCCTTGCCTAGTCATACGCTTCCCATGAAAGTTCAGAAACAGACTATCTGTCATCTCTTTTTTGAGCATCTTATGTCGTGTGTTCGCTATATATGCATCCATCAGTTTAATCATATGTGCACCGATGGGTACAATGCGCTCCTTATTTCCTTTACCAGTGACTTTAACAAAGCCCATAACTGTATTTACATCTGCAACATCCAGATTGATCAGTTCTGACACGCGCATACCAGTCGCGTATAACAGTTCAAGCATTGCCTGATCCCTTCTCCCAGTTACTTTAGAGGTATCAGGTGTCGATAAGAAACTGTCCACTTCATCAACCGAAAGAATATCTGGAAGTTTTCGTTCGAATTTTGGAGGTTCAAGAATAATTGTAGGATCTTTCACTGCATATTTCTCTCTAAGTGCAAACTGATGAAATCCTCGAACAGATGCAGTGATTCTCGCAAGTGTCTTTGATGATTTACCATCATCCTTCAACTTGCCTAGAAATAATGAAATTGTAAATTTATCTATATTATCTATAGAACCAATATGTGATTCTTCTAGAAATTTCTTATAGTGATTTAAATCTCTTCTGTATGCCGCAATCGTATTTTCACTCAGACCTTTTTCAATCATAATAAAATGTAAAAATTCATCAATGATTTCCTGCATATCTTCACCTCTTTGTAGATTAAGTTTACCATAATATTTTATATGAATATATAAAAAAAGAGACTGCCGTCTCTTTATTCATTGATACGTTTATTAAGTTGATCTGCACTGAAACCTTTTTCAGTACATACTTTGCATATTCCATGAAAAGTCAGACGATGATCCATAATCTGAAAGTGATAATCACGTTCGACCTTCTTCTCAACATCCTCAAGTAAATCTTCTTCAATCTCTTCGACCGCTCCGCAATTCATACATACAAGATGATGATGAAAATGTTTTGCACCTTCTTTTCTCAAGTCGAAACGTGCGACACCATCACCAAAATTTATTTTATCTACAACTTTAAGTTCAGCTAAAAGTTCAAGTGTTCGATAAACAGTAGCTAGACCAATTTCAGGAGATTTTTCCTTTACCTTCAGAAATACATCTTCCGCACTTAGATGATCCGCTTCATTTTCCAATAATACAGTAACTGTCGCTTCCCTTTGAGGGGTTAGTTTATAAGAAGCTTCATGTAGCTGCTCCTTTATTCTATTAATTCTTTCCTGCATATCTTCACTCCTAAAGGTAACGATTAATATATATAAAATATCAGTAATTGAGAATTAATGCAACTAAATATATATTCAGATTAGAATAATTATTAAATAATAATATATTATTTTCTTACTTTCTCATTTTGAGCTGATAATTTAATATTGCGATAATCGTCTTTGCATCTTCTATTCTTCCTTCGTCAATCCATTGCAACGCTTCATCTAATGTGAGCCAGTGATGATTGACAAACTCATCTTCGTCAGGAGAAAGCATGCTGGAAGCGATTAATGTATCTGTATAATATAATGAAATGTATTCATCACAAAAACCAGGGGATACATAAAATTCATTTAATAATGACAGCTGCTGAGTCGTATACCCTGTTTCCTCTTCAAGCTCACGCTTAGCCGTATTAATCCTTTCCTCCCCTGATTCAACCTTACCTGCCGGAATTTCAATCAGACACTTCTCCATGGCCTTACGAAACTGTTCCACAAATAGAATCTTTTTATCTTTAACTGCAAGAATGGCAACAGCACCTGGATGCTTTACCACTTCCCTCACTGTTTCTCTGCCATTCGGTAGCGTAACAATATGCTTTTCTACTTTGATTACCTTGCCGTCCATTATCTGTTTCTTTTCAATCGTACGTTCAGTCAGATCCATATCAATTCACTCTCTTTCATTAGTCATGTTAAACTATATCTATTATAACGAATGGAGGAATAATCTTGAAGACAAATCACACGAAAAGCGGACTTGCATTTTCACAGCTAGGTTTAGGCGCAATGAATCTTCCGCAAATACAAGCTGATGCCGATAAAATATTACAGACCGCTATAGAGAACAATATCACTTACATAGACACTGCCGACTTGTACCAAAAAGGACAAAACGAGAAACTTATTGGTGAATTTCTGAGTTCAAACAAGCTCAGACATGAAGTCACACTTGCTTCTAAAGTCGGAAATGAATTCAATATGGCTAACGATGAAGTCAAATGGAATCCTTCTAGATCACATATACAACGTAGTATTACCGACACCTTAGCACGTTTGAAGACGGATTATCTGGATCTGTATATGCTGCACGGCGGTACAATTGAAGATGATAAGGAAGAAGTCATCGATACGTTCGAAAGCTTAAAGAAGGACGGATTGATTCGGGCATATGGAATAAGCTCTATCAGACCTAACGTTATCGATTATTACCTCGAACACAGCAATATCGACACAATAATGATGCAGTTCAGCTTAATCGATAATCGACCTGAACAGTTAATCGAAAGTATTGATGATAAAGATGTTCAAATATTAGCAAGGGGTCCTCTGATGAAAGGGCTACTGACAGACGATGCATCTCGCATACTAGATGCAAAGTTTAAGGAAGGCACATTAGATTCGAATTATGAAGAGTTGAAAAGTAGTCTTGAAGCGGCGCAAAGTACTGGTAATCTAACTGAACTTGCATATCAATATTTACTGCAGTATCCAGTAGCATCCATTGTAAATGGCGCTTCAAGCAAGGAACAGTTACTGGAAAACATCAAACATTTCGACAATGCGATTAAACAACAAGCAAGTAACATCGAACAAGTAAGAAGCTTCTTTAAAAATATTGATTATAAGGAACATATCAAATGAAATCAAGAACGCTGATAAATACACTATTAGGTCTTTCTGTTGCAAGTGGTATTACATCCAGCATCACAGGAATTATCGCTTCAAATTATCTGCTGAACTTTAAACTTAGGGACGTTGAAGTCATCAGGAGAAGAGAAATCAAAGCAAAACGGCTGGATGAACAAGCCTTTAAAGCACTGAATCCAGTCGATGTCACAATCCACTCACGCAACGGCTACAATCTTAGTGGAACAGTGGTAAAACCTTATCAACATAATTACTGGATGATTTTTTGTCATGGTGTCACTGAAAACAAGATTACAAGCATAAAATATTTAAATCTATTCATTTCACTGGGCTTTAACGGTATTATCTTTGATCATAGACGTCATGGTGAAAGTGAAGGTAGTCATTCAACATATGGATACTACGAAAAAATAGATCTGGAAAGTGTCATCACCTTCTTGAAGGAACAACATGGCTACGATATAAAGTTTGGTATTCACGGTGAGTCTATGGGTGCAGCAACTACATTGCTCTATGCAGGCGAACTCGCAAATGAAGCTGAGTTCTATATTGCGGATTGTGCTTTTAGTAACTTTAGTCAGCTGCTGACACAGATCATCGAACAAAAGTCGAGATTAGGAAGTGGATTTCTGCTTTATTCGATGAATCAAATATTAAGACTGAGAACCCATTTTACTTTAAATCAAGTTTCACCGATCAATGTCATACACAATGTTGAACAGCCGATACTGTTCATCCATTCAAAGCCAGATACATTTATTCCTTATACACATTCTGTTGACCTTTATAATAAGAAGACTGGACCTAAGATGCGCTGGTACCCGGAGCATGGCGGTCACGCTGCAAGCTATAATGTCAATCCATTAACATATAAGAAAGTTGTACAAAACTTTCTTGAAACTTATGACCTTTTCCCTCCGGTTCAGCAATAATCATTTAACCTTTGTCATAAAAAATGGTTTGAACACCCTTTCAATAGAACGTGGAGCCAGGTTATAGATCTTTAAAGCAATATACATCCATTTCGGAAGATTAATTTCTGTTCTTGGATGGTGTATTGCTTTTATTATTTCCTGTGCCAGCATATCGCTGCGTATCATAATCAGACGATTTAAACGGGATACATTGCCACTCGCTTTAAAGATAAATTCTGTATCAACTGGTCCTGTGTTGACTACAGTAAAGGTAGCTTCAGGCATTTCCAGTCGCAATGCATTTATCGTCTGATTAAGTGCAGCTTTAGAAGCAGAATAGATTGCCCCACCTGGAGTTGATGCATTAGCCGCTAATGAACCAAGGATAATGTAATGCGGATTGAGCTGTTTATCTACCATCGACTTGATAATATAGACCACACTCTGATAGTTGACGAACATCATCTCATTCATTGTTTGTGGCGTCATCGACACAAGTGATTGATAATATGCAAATCCCGCACAAAATATTACAACATCAAAGTTAATATCATCTATCTCCTCGATAAACGCCAAAGTTGACTGCTCAGATTTAAAGTCACTATATAGCAATACACATCGATCACCGAAAGATTCCTTTAAATAAGACAGTTTACTTAATGTTCTCGCACATGCATAGACAATGTCCCCATCTTTAAGCAGCTGTTCAGCAAGTTTAATTCCAATGCCCCCTGAGGCACCTGTAATCAATATTCTTCTATTCATATTTCTCACCATCGCAATTGTAATTTATATATAGTTTACACTATAATAAATGCTATAAACAGTTTTGGGGGGATAACATGAAAATCGTGTTCTTTGGTTCAGGTAATATGGCAAGCGCCGTTTTTATCGGACTTGTCGAAAGCAAAACGATTCAAGGTAAAGATATTTTTATTACGAACCGTTCTAATGAAGAAGAATTAAAGCGTTTTAATCAACTTTATCAAATAAATTACAGCTATGATGACGAAGCTTTACTTAAAGATGCTGATTTTGTCTTTCTTGCGGTTAAACCGTATGACTTTGATTCAGTTGCTGAGAGAATTAAACCATATCAATTTAAAGAAAACCATTTCGTGTCGATGATGGCAGGTATACCTATTGATCAAATCAAGAATAAATTAAATACGCAGAACCCAGTTGCACGTATAATGCCGAATACGAATGCACACGTTCAGCAATCTGTGACTGGAATATCATATTCTGATAATTTTGAAGCAGAAGCTAAATCAAATCTTAACGCATTACTAGAGGCATTCGGTACGTCTATTGAAGTTAAAGAAGAATCTCTACATGATGTGACTGCGATAACAGGAAGCGGACCTGCATTTCTTTACTATGTATATGAAGAATATATTAAAGCAGCAAAGCACCTTGGACTATCTCCAGACGATACAGATATCGCCGTAAGAAACTTAATCATAGGTACTGGAAGAATGCTGGAGAACTCAGAACTATCGATCGATCAGCTACGTGAAAATATTACTTCAAAAGGTGGTACGACTAAAGCTGGCTTAGATGCTCTGCGCAAACATCCGATAGAAGAAATGTTTATCGATTGTCTAGAACACGCCTTGAACAGAAGCAAAGAACTAAGTGAATAAAAGGACGTGACACGAGCGTTCAGACACGAATAAAATCAAAAAGACGACAAAAAAACGGTTTTTGTTTTGAGTCGTCTTTTTGATTTTATGGAAGTGTCTGCTCGTGGAACGCCGTAAATGAAGGACGGGACACGAGCGTTCAGACACGAATAAAATCACGAAAAGACGAAACGAAATGGTCTTTTCGTGATTTATATTTATTCCAAGCTATACTCAGAAAAATCATCCGCAATAGAGACTTCACAATCTGTTCTAGCCTTAATATCGACAAGCAATCGACTGATATCATCACTAGTGTAGCGGTTGCTGACATGATTGATAATGAGTTTTTTTACATTACTTTCACTAACGAAAGATAAGACATCATCAATATGGCTGTGATAGTATTTATGACTCAATTCAACATCCCCATCCAGATATGTACATTCATGTACAACAACATCCGCATTTTCTGCTAAGGAAATTTCGTTGTCACAAGGCATCGTATCTCCGAAAAATACGAGCGTCTTCCCTTTTTTTCCGGGCGTCTTATAATCCGCAGTGTTATATATTTTACCATTTATTGTCACTTGTTCATGCAACTTGAACGCTTTATAGACAGGTCCTGGCTCGATACCTTCAGCCATCAGTTTTTCTTTAATCAAGTTACCAGCAGCATCGGGCATCACTATTCTGTATCCGAATGAAGGTATTCCATGCTTTAGTTCTCCTACTGTTATTCCTATATCATAGATTAAAAATTTATCACCATGATTAATTTCGATAATTTCAAGAGGATAGTTAAGATGTGAACCGGATACTTCAAGTACGGTGTCAACAAACTTTCTTAACCCTGATGGACCATATAACGTCAGCTTTCTGTCCTGACCTCCTTGAAAACTTCTTGAAGTTAATAGACCTGGCAGTCCAAAGATATGGTCTCCATGCAGATGAGAGATAAATATATGTGTGAGCTTTCCAAGTTTAATATTCGTATGTAATATTTGATGTTGTGCTGCCTCTCCGCAATCAAACATCCAGTATTCATTATAGAGTGGATTTAAAGAAAGGATTGTCGTCTGTGTATTTCTTTCTTTTGTAGGTAATCCGGCGCTCGTTCCTAAACAAATAATCTTCAAATTAAAAACCACCTTTTCATCACGTAATTATAGCATGTTTTAATTGTATTTTTATGTGTTCTATGAAAAAATATAAAAGAATAATAATAGAATCGAGGTTAGTTATCTTGGATATAGAAAAGCAAAATATTCCCTGCTTAATTACCATTTTTGGTGCAACAGGCGACTTAAGTCATCGTAAATTATTTCCATCCCTGTTCCATCTTTTTCAACAGGGAAATCTCAATGACCAAATTGCAATCATCGGAATTGGCCGACGTGCATGGTCAAATGATAAATTCAGAGCTGAAATCAGAGCTTCTATCGAGAAGTTTGTAGCTGATACGCATAAAATCGACGCCTTTATGGAACACGTATTTTATCAGCCGCATGATGTAAATGATGCTGCAAGCTATGCATCGCTTAAATCACTTTCAGAAACTTTAGATGCTGAATTTAACCTGCAAGGTAACCGCCTATTTTATTTAGCAATGGCTCCAGAATTCTTTGGTACTGTTACCGATCATTTGAAATTAAGTGGTCTTACTAAGACAGATGGTTTCAAACGTCTAATAATCGAAAAACCATTTGGTAAGGATTTAAAATCTGCAGAGCAGTTAAATCAGCAGATTCGAAAATCATTCAAAGAAGAAGAAATATATCGTATCGATCATTATCTTGGAAAAGATATGGTACAAAATATTGAGGTCATTCGTTTTAGCAATGCCATGTTTGAACCTTTATGGAATAATAAATATATCTCAAATATTCAGGTCACGTCATCTGAAATTCTTGGTGTTGAAGATCGAGGTGGCTATTATGATAAGAGCGGCGCTTTAAAAGATATGGTACAGAATCATATGCTACAAATCGTTTCTCTACTGGCAATGGAGCCTCCAATCTCCCTGTCATCAGAAGATATTAGAAACGAAAAGGTTAAAGCTTTACGTTCTATTCGCAAGATTAAACCCGAACATGTCAGAAGCTATTTTGTTCGCGGACAGTATGATGCTGGTGAAATTAATGGTGAGAAGGTACAAAAATATCGTGACGAAGATAATGTCGCACCAGATAGTAACACTCCCACTTTCGTTGCAGCAAAAGTTATGCTTGATAACTTCAGATGGGCTGGCGTTCCATTCTATATCAGAACCGGTAAACGTATGAAAGAAAAAGAAATCAGAGTAGTTGTAGAATTCAAAGAAATGCCGATGAACCTATACTATCAGAAAGATAAAGAACTCGATTCAAATCTGCTGATCATCAATATTCAGCCAAATGAAGGAATTGAACTACATTTAAATGCACGTAAATATATAGAAGGAATCGATACAGAGCCTGTAAAGCTTTCTTATGCGATGACTGCACAAGATAAGATGAACACCGTTGATGCATATGAAGGATTAATCTATGACTGTTTACGTGGTGATGCAACAAACTTCACCCATTGGGAAGAACTGAAAGCGACCTGGTCATATGTTGATACTGTTGCGGAATACTGGGATAATAATCCAGCACCATTCCCTAACTATCCGGCAGGCAGCAATGGACCGATTAAGAGCGAATTACTGCTTAGTCGTGATAATTTCCATTGGTGGGATTTCTAAACATAAATAACTTTATCATTAGATATCACCTGAACAAATGGCTGTTCAGGTGTTATTTAATAGGATTTAATCTAATATTCGAAGTAATAATTTTATTTTCTATTTATTTGTGTTATCTTAATCATAAAAAAGGAAATAACTTTATGAACGATGCATACTATGATCACCAGCTCAATATTCAGACAGAAATTTATTATGAGTCATATTCTCGTGGCGCAATTCATCGCTATGAACCGACAGAATATATGCATCTCGAAAAACTATTTCTTAAGATTAAACCTTATATATGTGATGATGATGTTCTTGTCGATATCGGCTCAGGGATGCATCGCGTTCCTATTTTTGCTGCCAATCAGCTACGAATACAGACGAAAGGCATAGAAATCAACAAGCAGCTTTATTTGCATGCATTAAAGAATATTAAAGCTTATTCACATATTAATGAAGGCCATATCGAAGCAATCAACTGTGATATATTGAATTATGAAATCAAAGCGCAGGATAGCATTTTCTTCCTATTCAATCCTTTTTCGGTTCATATCTTCACAAAGTTTATCGATTCGCTACTTTCCAGTATAGAATCGCAAAGAAAACTACTCATCTTGTATTATCCTGATGCTAGTTATATCAATTATTTGCAATATATAGATGAAATCTCACTGCTTCATACTATCAAGCTGGAAGACTATGATAACGACAAGCAGGAGATGATACATATATATACTATTAACTACGAGAATAAGAAAGTGTGAAATGATGAAATCAATTGAAACCGTCCAAAAAACAATCGTATATCTTGAAGATCATCTATTACAGCCCTTTACACTTGATGAGCTTAGTAATTATCTTGAAGAGAGTGCATTCCATATTACACAGTCCTTTACTATGATCACAGGAATGTCTGTAGAAGAATATGTTCATAGCAGGAAGATGACAGAAGCTGCGAATTATTTATTGAACGGAAACTATAGACTTGTCGATGTTGCAGAAAAATATGGCTATTCAAGTGCACATGAATTTAGTACAGCATTTAGTGAATTTCACGGGATTTCACCAATACAAGCACGTGCTAATCCAGAGAAGCTTCATATGGTTCATCGACTTTATCTGCAGCTCTCAGTAACTACGAAGGCGCCTGCACATTATAGTATAAGACGTACTGATTATACAGAATTGATCGGAAAGTCCGTTAGAATCGATAATCAGCAGCTGTCCAATCAATTTTTAATTCCTGATCTTATCTATGATGAAAATAAAGATGGATTTATCGATGAGCTATTGCACTTGAGTCATGATGGAAAATTATATGTAACACTTCATCCAGATATAACAGGTGTTCATATATTTATCGGTGTACAGTCAGAGCGATCTTACCAATATGAAACAGCTAGTATAGCTCGTGCTCAATATGCTGTATTTCATGCTAGAGGACATCTGGATTATATATTCAGCGAAATTTGGCATTCTATAGAAAAACAGGTCGATCTGCAGCTGCACTATTTAAGAAATGAGCAGTTTGTCTATGTTCTTCCTTCTGATTATGCTTTTGATAACGACTTCAATAAAGTTGAGCTTTGGATTCCTGTAGAGAAATAATTCTATCGATAATATGTTTCAAACTATCATTTAGAGTAAATAAACCCGCACACTACTGTCAATATGCAGTAGTGTGCGGGTTTTTTATTAGTTACTGATTATGTCTTCTAATAAAGATGTGTTATTTCCAATCTGTATGGAATGTACCTGCTCTATCTTTTCTTTCATATGTGTGTGCTCCAAAATAATCACGCTGCGCCTGAATAAGGTTCGCAGGAAGATCTTTCGCAGTGTATGAATCAAAATAGTTGATTGCTGAAGCAAAGGTCGGTACTGGTGTACCTGTCATAATTGCAGTAGATGCTACTTTTCTTAAACTCTGCTGGTATTTTTCAACAATCCCTTTAAAGTATGGATCAAGCAATAAATTCTGAAGATTATTATCGAGATCATACGCATCTTTTATCTTTTGTAAGAACTGCGCACGTATAATACATCCTTCACGCCAGATCATTGCAAGATCACCAAGCTGCAAGTTCCAGTTATAGCTCGTAGAAGCTTCTTTCATCTGAGCAAATCCTTGTGCATAACAGCAGATTTTACTCATATATAATGCTTCACGAATAGCCTCAAGGAATTCTTCCTTATTTCCTTCAAAGTTATTTTTTTCATTTCGAATCGCTTCATGTGCTATTACGCGTTCATCTTTTTGGCTTGATATCGTTCTGGCAAATACAGATTCCGTAATAATCGTCAACGGAACACCTAAGTCAAGCGCATTGATCGAAGTCCATTTGCCTGTGCCTTTTTGTCCTGCTTTGTCTAGTACTTTCTCTACAAGCGGAGTACCATCTTCGTCAAGCTTATTAAAGATATCGGCTGTAATTTCGATAAGGTAGCTATCCAGCTCCCCTTCATTCCATGTTTTAAAAGTGTCTGCAATTTCTTGATGTGACATGTGCAGTACGTTCTTCATCAGATCATAGCTTTCTGCAATAAGCTGCATATCCGCATATTCAATACCGTTATGCACCATTTTCACGTAATGTCCTGCGCCATCTGGACCGATATAAGCGACACATGGCTTACCGTCCTTTGCTTTTGCTGCGATAGATTCTAGAATTGGTCTAACGAGTTCATAAGCTTCCTTCTGACCACCAGGCATGATAGAAGGGCCATGTAACGCACCTTCTTCACCACCAGACACACCCGTTCCGATAAAGTTGATGCCTTTTTCTGAAAGATAGACATTACGACGAATCGTATCGTTATAATTCGTATTTCCACCATCAATCAAGATGTCACCTTCATCTAATAATGGCAATAGACTTTCAATTGTTGCGTCTGTTGCTTCACCTGCTTTAACCATCATCATGATCTTACGTGGACTTTCAAGACTATTCACGAATTCTTCTAAAGTATATGTCGGATGAATATTCTTACCATCTGATTCCTTCATCATCAAGTCTGTTTTATCACTTGAACGATTATAGACAGAAACAGAATTACCTCTTGATTCAATGTTCCATGCAAGATTCTTACCCATTACTGCAAGACCAATAACACCTATTTGTTGTTTATTCATACTCTACCTCTTTCAATAATTATTCCATCTTATTATAACATATCGCAATGTTCGTTTGATTAAACAAGCTTAATGATTTCAAGGACTTGTTCTGTCAATTTCTCCATTTCTGTTATTGCAATTCTTTCATTCACTGTATGGATCTTCTCATAACCCACTGCAAGAACTACTGTAGGCACACCGTAGCTATTGATAAAGTTAGCGTCACTACCTCCACCATTGGATACAATTTCAGGCGTTCTGCCAATATTAAGTGCTGCCTGCTGGGCTATCTTTATGACTTCACTTTCTTCAGATACATAAAATGATGGATATTTCACAGTAACTTCTACATCTGCTGAACCTCCAAGTTCAGCAGCAGCTGTTAAAAATGCTTCTTTCATGTGCTGTACTTGTTGATGCATCTTTTCTTCATCCAGACTTCTTGCTTCAGCAAGTACATAGCAGCTATCAGCTACAATATTTGTCTTTTCTCCACCTTCAATACGTCCGATATTTGCAGTCGTTTCACTATCTATTCTTCCGAGCTTCATGTTACTGATTGCACGAGCAGCAATATTAATTGCACTTACGCCTTTTTCAGGTTCAACACCGGCATGGGCAGTCACACCCTTAATATTGACGCTAATGGATGCATTATTAGGCGCCCTATGGACGATTGTACCGACTTTATTACCTGCATCCGGTGCAAATCCATAACCCTCAACTAATTTGCTGCCATCTAAAGCTCCAGCTCCA
Above is a window of Macrococcoides canis DNA encoding:
- a CDS encoding segregation and condensation protein A, which encodes MYEVKLASFQGPLDLLLHLIKQYEIDIYDISMKILTEQYINYIKDVTDLDINVHGDYLVMASELLRIKSRMLLPESPETVEEIEDPREDLMNQLIEYQNYRILADILNERKKEEDQYFVKRANDLSRFEETDTALELDLLDLITAYHKAKQRQHVIKPVISMVRDTYSIEDATTNIVEQLQHKQNITFADFVTFSETKTQIVTLFMALLELMKMETIKIHQEHTFGEILIERGRLFNG
- a CDS encoding DUF309 domain-containing protein, whose protein sequence is MKTIIAEYVYYFEYLRDYFECHELLEESWKNKAEFTKQDFEVGLILLATGQYHMRRGNVAGGQRSLLKAERILKHYIDSHYEHLIDIRRLISDIDMLINSSVYFPITLPVSSEIRTLLSDKDPKNSADVDENIIHKHLKRDRSEVLLARHNALYNKKPVNESPYDSHHRNKD
- the xerD gene encoding site-specific tyrosine recombinase XerD yields the protein MQEIIDEFLHFIMIEKGLSENTIAAYRRDLNHYKKFLEESHIGSIDNIDKFTISLFLGKLKDDGKSSKTLARITASVRGFHQFALREKYAVKDPTIILEPPKFERKLPDILSVDEVDSFLSTPDTSKVTGRRDQAMLELLYATGMRVSELINLDVADVNTVMGFVKVTGKGNKERIVPIGAHMIKLMDAYIANTRHKMLKKEMTDSLFLNFHGKRMTRQGFWKIMKQVQADSGIKKKLTPHTLRHSFATHLLENGADLRAVQEMLGHADISSTQLYTHIDTKQIREVYKNTHPRA
- the fur gene encoding ferric iron uptake transcriptional regulator, coding for MQERINRIKEQLHEASYKLTPQREATVTVLLENEADHLSAEDVFLKVKEKSPEIGLATVYRTLELLAELKVVDKINFGDGVARFDLRKEGAKHFHHHLVCMNCGAVEEIEEDLLEDVEKKVERDYHFQIMDHRLTFHGICKVCTEKGFSADQLNKRINE
- a CDS encoding NUDIX hydrolase, whose amino-acid sequence is MDLTERTIEKKQIMDGKVIKVEKHIVTLPNGRETVREVVKHPGAVAILAVKDKKILFVEQFRKAMEKCLIEIPAGKVESGEERINTAKRELEEETGYTTQQLSLLNEFYVSPGFCDEYISLYYTDTLIASSMLSPDEDEFVNHHWLTLDEALQWIDEGRIEDAKTIIAILNYQLKMRK
- a CDS encoding aldo/keto reductase yields the protein MKTNHTKSGLAFSQLGLGAMNLPQIQADADKILQTAIENNITYIDTADLYQKGQNEKLIGEFLSSNKLRHEVTLASKVGNEFNMANDEVKWNPSRSHIQRSITDTLARLKTDYLDLYMLHGGTIEDDKEEVIDTFESLKKDGLIRAYGISSIRPNVIDYYLEHSNIDTIMMQFSLIDNRPEQLIESIDDKDVQILARGPLMKGLLTDDASRILDAKFKEGTLDSNYEELKSSLEAAQSTGNLTELAYQYLLQYPVASIVNGASSKEQLLENIKHFDNAIKQQASNIEQVRSFFKNIDYKEHIK
- a CDS encoding alpha/beta hydrolase; translation: MKSRTLINTLLGLSVASGITSSITGIIASNYLLNFKLRDVEVIRRREIKAKRLDEQAFKALNPVDVTIHSRNGYNLSGTVVKPYQHNYWMIFCHGVTENKITSIKYLNLFISLGFNGIIFDHRRHGESEGSHSTYGYYEKIDLESVITFLKEQHGYDIKFGIHGESMGAATTLLYAGELANEAEFYIADCAFSNFSQLLTQIIEQKSRLGSGFLLYSMNQILRLRTHFTLNQVSPINVIHNVEQPILFIHSKPDTFIPYTHSVDLYNKKTGPKMRWYPEHGGHAASYNVNPLTYKKVVQNFLETYDLFPPVQQ
- a CDS encoding SDR family NAD(P)-dependent oxidoreductase, which gives rise to MNRRILITGASGGIGIKLAEQLLKDGDIVYACARTLSKLSYLKESFGDRCVLLYSDFKSEQSTLAFIEEIDDINFDVVIFCAGFAYYQSLVSMTPQTMNEMMFVNYQSVVYIIKSMVDKQLNPHYIILGSLAANASTPGGAIYSASKAALNQTINALRLEMPEATFTVVNTGPVDTEFIFKASGNVSRLNRLIMIRSDMLAQEIIKAIHHPRTEINLPKWMYIALKIYNLAPRSIERVFKPFFMTKVK